One region of Triticum aestivum cultivar Chinese Spring chromosome 6B, IWGSC CS RefSeq v2.1, whole genome shotgun sequence genomic DNA includes:
- the LOC123134673 gene encoding DEAD-box ATP-dependent RNA helicase 21-like: MMMKRSLELEEARPVYLSPEKRQRLALESLPRAAPPLPTPKPARESSSSSHRDSFRHRDREEKRGSFRHRDREEKDVLEKTAEKLRETIREQYLGSNKTKTRTVSMKLSAKFRFSFDWENTDDTSCDTNALHQSPLLLYGRGFLAGIDRREQKKAAAQKENRVELRRDTSPEESTKKKAEMRDSFGMRVDRHWTDKAAEEMTERDWRIFREDFNISYKGSRLPRPMRDWKESKLGARLLRAIDKVGYKKPSPIQMATIPLGLQQRDVIGVAETGSGKTAAFVLPMLSYISRLPPITDAEAAEDPYALVMAPTRELAQQIERETTKLSTYLGIKVVSIVGGQSIEEQGFKVRQGCEVVIATPGRLLDCLERRYIVLNQCNYVVLDEADRMIDMGFEPQVAGVLDAMPSSNLKPQNAEEELDEKKIYRTTYMFSATMPPAVERLAKKYLRNPVVVTIGTAGSATGLVTQSVIMVKESDKMPRLRKIMADLGGDKTAVVFCNTKRSVDDRAKDLERLGFRVTTLHGGKSQDQREISLDGFRNRRFNVLVATDVAGRGIDIPDVAHVINYEMPSSVDTYTHRIGRTGRAGKKGLATSFLTLEDRDIFFDLKQMLVQSNSSVPPELARHDASKFKPGSIPDRPPKRCDTKYASH, from the coding sequence ATGATGATGAAGCGGTCGCTCGAGTTGGAGGAGGCACGGCCAGTTTATCTCTCCCCAGAAAAACGCCAGCGACTCGCCCTCGAGTCGCTCCCCCGCGCCGCTCCGCCGCTTCCCACGCCCAAGCCTGCTCGcgaatcctcctcctcctcccaccgcgacTCGTTCCGTCACCGCGACCGTGAAGAGAAGCGCGGCTCGTTCCGTCACCGCGACCGCGAAGAGAAAGATGTGCTGGAGAAAACGGCGGAGAAGTTGCGGGAGACGATCAGGGAGCAGTACCTAGGgtccaacaagaccaagaccaggacgGTCTCCATGAAACTCTCGGCCAAGTTCCGCTTCTCGTTCGACTGGGAGAACACGGACGACACCAGCTGCGACACGAACGCGCTCCATCAGTCGCCGCTGCTGCTCTACGGCCGAGGCTTTCTCGCTGGTATCGACCGCCGCGAGCAGAAGAAAGCGGCAGCCCAGAAGGAGAACCGCGTCGAGCTGCGGCGCGACACCAGCCCCGAAGAAAGCACGAAGAAGAAGGCGGAGATGCGCGACTCCTTTGGCATGCGCGTGGACAGGCACTGGACCGACAAGGCGGCCGAGGAGATGACCGAGCGGGACTGGCGCATTTTCCGCGAGGACTTCAACATCTCCTACAAGGGCTCCCGCCTGCCCCGGCCGATGCGGGACTGGAAAGAGAGCAAGCTTGGAGCCAGGCTGCTTCGTGCCATCGACAAGGTTGGCTACAAGAAACCGTCTCCGATTCAGATGGCCACCATCCCACTCGGTCTGCAGCAGCGCGATGTTATCGGTGTCGCCGAGACAGGCTCGGGGAAGACCGCCGCGTTCGTGCTCCCCATGCTATCCTACATTAGCCGCCTGCCACCCATTACGGACGCCGAAGCCGCCGAAGATCCCTATGCTCTTGTGATGGCACCAACTCGCGAGCTCGCTCAGCAGATCGAGAGAGAGACCACCAAGCTTTCGACTTACCTAGGAATTAAGGTCGTGTCCATCGTCGGCGGCCAATCCATTGAGGAGCAGGGATTCAAGGTTAGGCAGGGCTGTGAGGTTGTGATTGCCACGCCTGGCCGGCTCCTTGACTGCCTGGAGAGAAGATACATTGTGCTCAACCAGTGCAACTATGTCGTGCTTGACGAGGCTGACAGGATGATCGACATGGGCTTTGAGCCACAGGTTGCCGGCGTCCTTGATGCGATGCCATCTAGCAACCTGAAGCCTCAGAACGCGGAAGAGGAGCTGGACGAGAAGAAGATCTACAGGACTACCTACATGTTCAGTGCCACCATGCCACCTGCTGTGGAGCGCCTTGCAAAGAAGTACCTCCGGAACCCCGTCGTCGTTACCATAGGCACGGCTGGCAGCGCCACGGGCCTCGTAACTCAGAGCGTGATCATGGTGAAGGAGTCGGACAAGATGCCACGGCTCCGGAAGATCATGGCGGATCTTGGGGGGGACAAGACAGCCGTCGTCTTCTGCAATACAAAGAGGTCGGTGGACGACCGTGCCAAAGATCTAGAGAGGCTGGGATTCCGCGTCACAACACTGCATGGTGGCAAGTCACAAGATCAGAGGGAGATCAGCCTCGATGGGTTTAGGAACCGTCGGTTCAACGTGCTCGTGGCCACCGACGTCGCGGGGCGTGGCATCGACATCCCTGATGTTGCCCATGTGATCAACTATGAGATGCCCAGTTCGGTTGACACATACACGCATCGTATTGGAAGAACAGGGCGCGCGGGGAAGAAGGGGCTCGCGACTTCATTTTTGACTCTAGAGGACAGAGACATCTTCTTTGATCTCAAGCAAATGCTTGTACAGAGCAATAGTTCTGTGCCACCTGAACTCGCAAGGCACGATGCCTCGAAATTTAAGCCTGGCTCAATTCCTGATAGACCTCCAAAGCGATGTGACACCAAGTATGCATCTCACTGA